A DNA window from Clavibacter sepedonicus contains the following coding sequences:
- a CDS encoding IS481 family transposase → MELSSSTIARRPRCPIANARLTVHGRLLLVRRVVEDRRPVSHVARELGVSRQCAHRWVARFRQEGVAGLADRSSRPRSMPARTSPEQEGAVLAARAELRFGPARLAPVTSVPARTISRILRRHGAPPLAWLDPVTGAVIRASRSTAHRYEHEHPGDLIHVDVKKLGRIPDGGGWRVHGRSEQVRGRGIGFDYVHAAVDDHTRLAYAEIHPDEKGATAAGFLTRAAAYFAGRGITRIERVITDNAFAYRHSTAFKNAVQDLGARQKFIRPHCPWQNGKVERFNRTLATEWAYRQPFTSNQHRADALDPFIEHYNTERIHSSHGLTPAARVSPTS, encoded by the coding sequence ATGGAGCTGTCTAGTTCAACCATCGCCAGGAGGCCTCGATGTCCCATCGCTAATGCCCGGTTGACTGTTCATGGTCGGCTTCTCCTCGTTCGCCGGGTGGTCGAGGATCGTCGTCCGGTGTCGCATGTGGCTCGCGAGCTCGGGGTGTCGCGTCAGTGCGCGCATCGGTGGGTGGCCCGGTTCCGTCAGGAGGGTGTCGCGGGGCTCGCGGATCGGTCCTCGAGACCACGGTCGATGCCGGCGAGGACGAGTCCGGAACAGGAAGGCGCCGTGCTGGCTGCGCGCGCGGAACTTCGGTTCGGGCCCGCCCGGCTGGCTCCGGTGACGAGCGTTCCGGCCCGCACGATCTCCCGCATCCTGCGCCGGCACGGGGCGCCGCCGTTGGCATGGTTGGACCCCGTCACCGGGGCCGTGATCCGGGCATCCCGGTCAACGGCGCACCGGTATGAGCACGAGCATCCGGGTGATCTGATCCACGTGGACGTGAAGAAGCTCGGGAGGATCCCGGACGGAGGCGGCTGGCGGGTCCACGGGCGCAGCGAGCAGGTCCGCGGCCGCGGGATCGGGTTCGATTACGTCCATGCCGCGGTCGATGACCACACCCGTCTCGCCTACGCGGAGATCCATCCCGATGAGAAAGGCGCGACCGCGGCCGGGTTCCTGACCCGCGCAGCGGCGTACTTCGCCGGGCGCGGGATCACCCGGATCGAGCGGGTCATCACGGACAACGCGTTCGCCTACCGGCACTCGACCGCGTTCAAGAACGCCGTCCAGGACCTGGGCGCGCGGCAGAAGTTCATCCGCCCGCACTGCCCCTGGCAGAACGGCAAGGTCGAGCGCTTCAACCGGACCCTCGCGACCGAGTGGGCCTACCGGCAACCCTTCACCAGCAACCAACACCGCGCCGACGCGCTTGACCCCTTCATCGAGCACTACAACACTGAACGAATCCACTCAAGCCACGGGCTCACGCCCGCGGCCCGAGTGTCACCAACGTCATGA
- a CDS encoding glycoside hydrolase family 3 protein, whose translation MDPHATDPHATDPHAATPLDPEAARLEQLAARLTLEQKVQLITGRDFWTTWPVEGIGLRRMLVSDGPSGVRGEVWDERSPSLNLPSASALSSSWDTGIAARYGRASAVEARRKGVDVVLGPTINLHRSPYGGRHFEAFSEDPLLTADLAAAYVAGVQENGVGATPKHYVANEYETDRFTADSVVSERALRELYLAAFEKAVVESRAWLVMSSYNSINGTTSTENDLLETPLNSEWGFDGVVVSDWTGVRSVDAARASQDLEMPGPVGAWGDALLAAVRDGRVPESDVDRKVVRLLRLAARVGALEGFDAVVPAPVEVEDGVAFARTAAAAGAVLVRNEDAALPLDASALRSVAVIGHNAVEARTQGGGSATVIPEHVVTPLDGILEALGDGVEVRYARGAVVQKGIQELPLAEIVNPRTGEPGALVRFLDADGAEMFAEDRRATTLMYFGGDAPTGTAAVIEITARWTPAATGEVLFGFSATGRGRVYADGRLLREDGAAPVGMDLGASLMSPPSISAPLQTTAGETVDLRVEFELTSMPGGLAGILGITVGLEADESAPDRLLDEAVEAATGADVAILVVGTNAQVESEGFDRDSLALPGRQDELVRRVAAANPRTIVVVNSGSPVLLPWRDDVQAVLLAWFGGQEFGGALADVLFGDVEPGGRLPTTWPATEENVPVRSVTPVDGKVVYDEGIHVGYRAWLRSGATPAYEFGHGLGYTTHALDDLRVAEDGAGGITATVTVANTGDRAGKQVVQAYLSREGSAVDRPVRWLAGFASVELAAGASADVDIAIGARTFAHWDGGWQREPGAFRLHVGTSVSATPLEAEVDPAA comes from the coding sequence ATGGACCCGCACGCCACCGACCCGCACGCCACCGACCCGCACGCCGCCACCCCGCTCGACCCCGAGGCCGCACGTCTCGAGCAGCTCGCCGCGCGACTCACGCTGGAGCAGAAGGTGCAGCTCATCACGGGCCGCGACTTCTGGACCACCTGGCCCGTCGAGGGGATCGGCCTGCGCCGCATGCTGGTCTCCGACGGCCCGAGCGGCGTGCGCGGCGAGGTCTGGGACGAGCGCTCGCCCTCGCTCAACCTGCCGTCGGCGTCCGCGCTGTCCTCCAGCTGGGACACCGGGATCGCCGCCCGCTACGGCCGCGCGTCCGCGGTCGAGGCGCGCCGCAAGGGCGTCGACGTGGTGCTCGGCCCGACCATCAACCTGCACCGCTCGCCCTACGGCGGCCGGCACTTCGAGGCGTTCAGCGAGGATCCGCTCCTCACGGCCGACCTCGCCGCCGCCTACGTCGCGGGCGTCCAGGAGAACGGCGTCGGCGCGACCCCGAAGCACTACGTCGCCAACGAGTACGAGACCGACCGCTTCACGGCCGACAGCGTCGTCTCCGAGCGGGCGCTGCGCGAGCTCTACCTCGCGGCCTTCGAGAAGGCCGTCGTCGAATCGCGCGCCTGGCTCGTGATGAGCTCGTACAACTCCATCAACGGCACGACCTCCACCGAGAACGACCTGCTCGAGACGCCGCTCAACTCCGAGTGGGGGTTCGACGGCGTGGTGGTGAGCGACTGGACGGGCGTCCGCAGCGTCGACGCCGCGCGCGCCTCCCAGGACCTCGAGATGCCGGGACCGGTCGGCGCATGGGGCGACGCGCTCCTCGCCGCCGTGCGCGACGGGCGCGTGCCCGAGTCCGACGTCGACCGCAAGGTGGTCCGCCTGCTGCGCCTCGCCGCCCGCGTCGGCGCGCTCGAGGGCTTCGACGCCGTCGTGCCCGCGCCCGTCGAGGTCGAGGACGGCGTCGCGTTCGCGCGCACGGCCGCCGCGGCCGGCGCCGTGCTCGTCCGCAACGAGGACGCCGCGCTGCCGCTCGACGCCTCCGCGCTCCGATCCGTGGCCGTCATCGGCCACAACGCCGTCGAGGCGCGCACGCAGGGCGGCGGCAGCGCGACCGTGATCCCGGAGCACGTGGTGACGCCGCTCGATGGGATCCTCGAGGCGCTCGGCGACGGCGTCGAGGTGCGGTACGCGCGGGGCGCGGTCGTGCAGAAGGGGATCCAGGAGCTGCCGCTCGCGGAGATCGTCAACCCGCGCACGGGCGAGCCCGGCGCGCTCGTCCGCTTCCTCGACGCCGACGGCGCGGAGATGTTCGCCGAGGACCGCCGCGCGACGACGCTCATGTACTTCGGCGGCGACGCGCCCACCGGCACCGCCGCGGTGATCGAGATCACCGCGCGCTGGACACCCGCGGCCACCGGCGAGGTGCTGTTCGGCTTCAGCGCCACGGGACGCGGCCGCGTGTACGCCGACGGCCGGCTCCTCCGCGAGGACGGCGCCGCGCCCGTGGGCATGGACCTCGGCGCGAGCCTCATGTCGCCGCCCTCGATCTCCGCGCCGCTCCAGACGACCGCGGGCGAGACGGTGGACCTCCGGGTCGAGTTCGAGCTCACCAGCATGCCGGGCGGGCTCGCGGGGATCCTCGGGATCACGGTCGGCCTCGAGGCCGACGAGTCCGCGCCCGACCGCCTGCTCGACGAGGCCGTCGAGGCCGCGACCGGCGCGGACGTCGCGATCCTCGTCGTCGGCACCAACGCGCAGGTCGAGTCGGAAGGCTTCGACCGCGACTCGCTCGCGCTCCCCGGCCGGCAGGACGAGCTGGTGCGCCGCGTCGCCGCCGCGAACCCGCGCACGATCGTGGTCGTCAACTCGGGCTCGCCCGTGCTCCTCCCCTGGCGCGACGACGTGCAGGCCGTCCTCCTCGCGTGGTTCGGCGGCCAGGAGTTCGGCGGCGCCCTCGCCGACGTGCTGTTCGGCGACGTCGAGCCGGGCGGCCGCCTCCCCACCACGTGGCCCGCCACCGAGGAGAACGTGCCCGTCCGGTCCGTCACGCCGGTCGACGGGAAGGTCGTCTACGACGAGGGGATCCACGTCGGCTACCGCGCGTGGCTCCGCTCGGGCGCGACCCCGGCGTACGAGTTCGGCCACGGCCTCGGCTACACGACGCACGCGCTCGACGACCTGCGCGTGGCCGAGGACGGCGCGGGCGGGATCACCGCCACCGTCACCGTGGCCAACACGGGCGACCGCGCCGGCAAGCAGGTCGTGCAGGCCTACCTGTCGCGCGAGGGATCCGCGGTCGACCGTCCCGTGCGCTGGCTCGCGGGCTTCGCGTCCGTCGAGCTCGCGGCCGGCGCGTCCGCCGACGTGGACATCGCGATCGGCGCGCGGACCTTCGCGCACTGGGACGGCGGCTGGCAGCGCGAGCCCGGCGCGTTCCGCCTGCACGTGGGCACCTCGGTGAGCGCGACGCCGCTGGAGGCCGAGGTGGATCCCGCGGCCTGA
- a CDS encoding DUF4129 domain-containing protein: MTGSLLLAAVAHAAAVPVDPDADDARRLLLDELAKPEYEAARPNALDLAAQAVGDWIADLLGGAGGGLADLAPVVIGVLVLAVVVVAFLVFGAPRRDRRRAAARGDGLFGSDDRRSAEELRRAAEASRRAGDLAAAASDLFRAIAREQAERTIVAVDPGTTARGFARRAGSAHPAHAARLVGAADDFDAVRYLGRPGTEEMLDRLSALDRDLRTAVPVLHEPVGAGQR; encoded by the coding sequence GTGACCGGCTCCCTCCTCCTCGCCGCGGTCGCGCATGCGGCCGCGGTCCCGGTGGATCCCGACGCCGACGACGCGCGCCGGCTGCTCCTCGACGAGCTCGCGAAGCCGGAGTACGAGGCCGCCCGCCCGAACGCGCTCGACCTCGCGGCGCAGGCGGTGGGCGACTGGATCGCCGACCTCCTCGGCGGGGCGGGCGGGGGCCTCGCCGACCTCGCGCCCGTCGTGATCGGCGTGCTCGTCCTCGCGGTCGTCGTGGTGGCGTTCCTCGTCTTCGGGGCGCCGCGGCGGGACCGCAGGCGGGCGGCCGCGCGTGGCGACGGGCTGTTCGGATCCGACGACCGGCGCTCCGCCGAGGAGCTGCGCCGCGCGGCCGAGGCGTCCCGTCGGGCGGGCGACCTGGCGGCGGCCGCATCCGACCTCTTCCGGGCCATCGCGCGCGAGCAGGCCGAGCGCACGATCGTGGCCGTGGATCCGGGGACCACCGCCCGCGGGTTCGCCCGGCGCGCGGGATCCGCGCACCCCGCCCACGCCGCGCGCCTCGTCGGGGCCGCCGACGACTTCGACGCCGTGCGCTACCTCGGCCGACCCGGTACGGAGGAGATGCTCGACCGGCTCTCCGCCCTCGACCGCGACCTCCGCACGGCCGTCCCCGTGCTGCACGAGCCCGTGGGCGCGGGTCAGCGGTGA
- a CDS encoding DUF4350 domain-containing protein, with product MSAPMPAAAALATAATRTPRQALRRAGTWIALAALAVVVALASLAVSGAARQGDALAPDNPAPGGTQALARVLQGQGVEVTLATTLAEARASVGDGDDATLVLGATSDRLDDARLAEVGRLSTRTVLLAPDFRTLQAIAPDVAAGGAAESADRALDAACALPAARAAGSVPDDAPVFRYLGDDASDAVTCFPDDTGDAFALLQVPATLAPGGTVTVLGADPILTNGRIAEQGSAALALGVLGERPRLVWYTPSPDDAASDAPPTLGELTPGWVTPAILLLGAAALAAAVWRGRRFGPLVVERLPVVVRADETAEGRARLYQRADARGHALDALRVGTVDRIASALALGRLASVDDVVGASAATLREDPAGIRALLLDDRPRTDRVLVDLAARLADLERRVARAADPADPTDPTRRMDP from the coding sequence GTGAGCGCTCCCATGCCCGCCGCCGCCGCCCTCGCGACGGCCGCGACCCGGACGCCGCGACAGGCGCTCCGGCGGGCCGGGACGTGGATCGCGCTGGCCGCCCTTGCCGTCGTCGTCGCGCTGGCCTCGCTCGCGGTCTCCGGCGCCGCGCGCCAGGGCGACGCGCTCGCCCCCGACAACCCCGCGCCCGGTGGCACGCAGGCGCTCGCCCGCGTGCTCCAGGGGCAGGGCGTCGAGGTCACGCTCGCCACGACGCTCGCCGAGGCCCGGGCCTCCGTCGGGGACGGCGACGACGCGACACTCGTGCTCGGCGCCACGTCCGACCGCCTCGACGACGCGCGGCTGGCGGAGGTCGGCCGCCTGTCGACGCGCACGGTGCTGCTGGCCCCCGACTTCCGCACGCTGCAGGCCATCGCGCCCGACGTCGCGGCGGGCGGCGCGGCCGAGTCCGCCGACCGCGCGCTGGACGCCGCATGCGCGCTGCCTGCCGCGCGGGCCGCCGGATCGGTGCCCGACGACGCGCCCGTGTTCCGGTACCTCGGCGACGATGCGTCCGACGCCGTCACGTGCTTCCCCGACGACACCGGCGACGCGTTCGCGCTGCTCCAGGTGCCGGCGACGCTCGCGCCCGGCGGCACGGTGACCGTGCTCGGCGCGGATCCCATCCTGACGAACGGCCGCATCGCCGAGCAGGGATCCGCCGCCCTCGCGCTGGGCGTGCTCGGCGAGCGGCCGCGGCTCGTCTGGTACACGCCGTCGCCGGACGATGCCGCCTCCGACGCGCCGCCCACGCTGGGCGAGCTGACGCCCGGGTGGGTGACCCCGGCGATCCTGCTGCTGGGCGCCGCCGCCCTCGCCGCCGCCGTGTGGCGCGGCCGCCGCTTCGGCCCGCTCGTGGTGGAGCGGCTGCCCGTCGTGGTGCGCGCCGACGAGACCGCCGAGGGCCGCGCGCGGCTCTACCAGCGGGCGGATGCGCGCGGCCACGCCCTCGACGCGCTGCGCGTGGGCACGGTCGACCGGATCGCGTCGGCGCTCGCGCTCGGCCGCCTCGCCTCCGTCGACGACGTCGTGGGCGCGTCCGCCGCCACCCTCCGCGAGGACCCCGCGGGGATCCGCGCCCTGCTCCTCGACGACCGCCCCCGCACCGACCGCGTCCTCGTCGACCTCGCCGCGCGCCTCGCCGACCTCGAGCGCCGGGTCGCCCGCGCCGCCGATCCCGCAGACCCGACCGACCCCACCAGGAGAATGGATCCATGA
- a CDS encoding MFS transporter: protein MPIALLGLFVALLPPIIVSLALKVAEIAPDDTAGTLSLVLGLGALVALVVNPLAGRLSDRTPGRFGMRRPWIIGGVVLGYGALILLTQATTVLALVGAWMLVQGCFNAAIAALIAVMADSARPRNRGRVAAAIGVAQNGSLVVGTFIVQLFTTTTQQVLVPGAIGVAVVVVFALVFHDRVLTERPTARLSVKELLGSFVFDPRRNPDFGWAWLMRFLLTASAVTATNYLAFYLIDDLGVAQADVANAVFVATLFNVIGVVSTTFVAGWLSDRLGRRKVFVAAAALVAVIGLVILALAPSLAVVYVAQLVIGAGIGSFYAVDLALITDVLPSDSDNGKDLGVVNIAQALPQSLVPTAASGVVGIAGYPGLFIAGAAAGLLGAVAAFRVKGVR from the coding sequence ATGCCCATCGCGCTCCTCGGGCTGTTCGTGGCCCTGCTGCCGCCCATCATCGTGTCGCTCGCGCTCAAAGTGGCCGAGATCGCGCCCGACGACACCGCGGGCACCTTGAGCCTCGTGCTCGGCCTCGGCGCGCTCGTCGCCCTGGTCGTCAACCCGCTCGCGGGCCGCCTCTCCGACCGCACGCCGGGCCGGTTCGGCATGCGCCGGCCGTGGATCATCGGCGGCGTCGTCCTCGGCTACGGCGCGCTCATCCTGCTCACGCAGGCCACCACCGTGCTCGCGCTCGTGGGCGCCTGGATGCTCGTGCAGGGCTGCTTCAACGCCGCCATCGCGGCGCTCATCGCCGTCATGGCCGACTCCGCCCGCCCACGCAACCGCGGCCGGGTCGCCGCGGCCATCGGCGTCGCGCAGAACGGCTCGCTCGTGGTCGGCACCTTCATCGTGCAGCTGTTCACCACCACGACGCAGCAGGTGCTCGTACCGGGCGCGATCGGCGTCGCCGTGGTCGTCGTCTTCGCGCTCGTCTTCCACGACCGCGTGCTCACCGAGCGGCCGACCGCGCGCCTCAGCGTGAAGGAGCTGCTCGGCTCGTTCGTGTTCGACCCGCGCAGGAACCCCGACTTCGGCTGGGCCTGGCTCATGCGCTTCCTCCTCACGGCCAGCGCCGTGACGGCCACGAACTACCTCGCCTTCTACCTCATCGACGACCTCGGGGTCGCGCAGGCCGACGTCGCCAACGCCGTCTTCGTCGCGACGCTCTTCAACGTGATCGGCGTCGTCTCCACCACCTTCGTGGCCGGCTGGCTGAGCGACCGGCTCGGCCGCCGCAAGGTCTTCGTGGCCGCCGCGGCGCTCGTCGCCGTCATCGGCCTCGTGATCCTCGCCCTCGCGCCCAGCCTCGCCGTCGTCTACGTCGCGCAGCTCGTCATCGGCGCGGGCATCGGCTCGTTCTACGCGGTGGACCTCGCGCTCATCACCGACGTGCTGCCGAGCGACTCCGACAACGGCAAGGACCTCGGCGTCGTCAACATCGCGCAGGCGCTGCCGCAGTCGCTCGTGCCCACCGCCGCGAGCGGCGTCGTCGGGATCGCGGGCTACCCGGGCCTCTTCATCGCGGGCGCCGCGGCCGGCCTCCTCGGCGCGGTCGCCGCGTTCCGAGTGAAGGGCGTCCGATGA
- a CDS encoding DUF58 domain-containing protein, translating to MALTGRTVALLLLGIAPLVALGDGSDAAYALLAGWILLVAVLEATDLALAASPRAVALERSLPARIRLDETGESVLLVTNRGSRTLRGVVRDAWQPSAGASSTRDRVRIPAGERRAIRLTLTPTRRGERRTERVTIRSAGPLGLAARQATLISPGAVRVLPPFRSRRHLPSRLARMRELDGRTALMVRGQGTEFDSLRDYVRGDDVRSIDWRATARRQDVVVRTWRPERDRRVVLVLDTGRTAAGRIRDETRLDTAFEASLLLAALATRSGDRVDMVAHDRRVRARVRAGSGGDVVSRMVDALAPVDPELLETDWTAVPALVRRIVSQRSLVVLLTAVDSPGSSRALLQVLPQLTRTHHVLVAAVVDPGLAERAADRSGRAAVYRAAAAERALLDVARVEAAVRRLGADVVTGAPADLPPALADRYIRLKATGRL from the coding sequence ATGGCCCTCACCGGACGCACGGTCGCGCTCCTCCTCCTGGGGATCGCGCCGCTCGTCGCGCTCGGCGACGGGTCGGACGCGGCCTACGCGCTCCTCGCGGGCTGGATCCTCCTGGTCGCCGTGCTCGAGGCGACCGACCTGGCCCTGGCCGCGAGCCCACGTGCCGTCGCGCTCGAGCGGAGCCTGCCCGCCAGGATCCGCCTCGACGAGACCGGCGAGAGCGTGCTGCTCGTGACGAACCGCGGATCCCGCACGCTGCGCGGCGTGGTGCGCGACGCCTGGCAGCCGTCGGCGGGCGCGTCCTCCACGCGCGACCGGGTGCGGATCCCCGCCGGCGAGCGCCGCGCGATCCGCCTGACCCTCACGCCCACGCGCCGCGGCGAGCGCCGCACCGAGCGCGTCACGATCCGCTCCGCCGGCCCGCTCGGCCTCGCCGCGCGCCAGGCGACGCTCATCTCCCCCGGCGCCGTGCGCGTGCTGCCGCCGTTCCGCTCCCGCCGTCACCTGCCCTCGCGGCTCGCCCGCATGCGCGAGCTCGACGGGCGCACCGCCCTCATGGTGCGCGGCCAGGGCACCGAGTTCGACAGCCTGCGCGACTACGTGCGCGGCGACGACGTGCGCTCCATCGACTGGCGCGCGACCGCCCGCCGGCAGGACGTGGTCGTCCGCACCTGGCGGCCCGAGCGCGACCGGCGCGTGGTGCTGGTGCTCGACACGGGGCGCACGGCCGCGGGCCGCATCCGGGACGAGACGCGCCTCGACACCGCGTTCGAGGCGTCGCTGCTGCTGGCCGCGCTCGCCACGCGCTCGGGCGACCGGGTGGACATGGTGGCGCACGACCGCCGCGTCCGGGCGCGCGTGCGGGCGGGATCCGGCGGCGACGTCGTCTCGCGCATGGTCGACGCGCTCGCGCCCGTGGATCCCGAGCTGCTCGAGACCGACTGGACCGCGGTGCCCGCGCTCGTGCGCCGCATCGTCTCGCAGCGCTCGCTCGTGGTGCTGCTCACCGCCGTCGACTCCCCCGGCAGCTCGCGCGCGCTCCTGCAGGTGCTGCCGCAGCTGACGCGCACGCACCACGTGCTGGTGGCCGCGGTCGTGGATCCGGGCCTCGCCGAGCGCGCCGCCGACCGCTCCGGCCGCGCCGCCGTCTACCGCGCCGCGGCCGCCGAGCGCGCGCTCCTCGACGTGGCGCGCGTGGAGGCGGCCGTCCGACGGCTCGGAGCCGACGTGGTCACGGGCGCGCCGGCCGACCTGCCGCCCGCGCTGGCCGACCGCTACATCCGGCTGAAGGCCACCGGGCGGCTCTGA
- a CDS encoding TetR/AcrR family transcriptional regulator: MAVDEGPRRYAKGAARRREILEAALALIAERGYSASSLQEIADAVGISKAGVLHYFESREALIAAVLEERDAHSVADFREAMPDRDPTDMVGMLLRASSHNGDTPGLVALYSRLVVDAAGAEHPAHAYIAGRYARVVGAVADQVRALDVELPAGLDPDSFARVAVAVSDGLQLQWSYRPEIDMRDALERAIRALSGGVLPLPSADPAAAPA, encoded by the coding sequence ATGGCAGTCGACGAGGGACCGCGCCGCTACGCCAAGGGGGCGGCCCGGCGCCGCGAGATCCTCGAGGCCGCCCTGGCCCTGATCGCCGAGCGCGGCTACTCCGCGTCGTCGCTGCAGGAGATCGCGGACGCCGTGGGCATCAGCAAGGCCGGCGTCCTGCACTACTTCGAGTCGCGCGAGGCGCTCATCGCCGCCGTGCTCGAGGAGCGCGACGCCCATTCGGTCGCCGACTTCCGGGAGGCGATGCCGGACCGGGATCCCACGGACATGGTCGGGATGCTCCTGCGCGCGAGCTCGCACAACGGTGACACGCCGGGTCTCGTCGCGCTCTACTCGCGCCTCGTCGTGGACGCGGCCGGGGCCGAGCACCCGGCGCACGCGTACATCGCCGGCCGCTACGCCCGCGTCGTCGGCGCCGTCGCCGACCAGGTGCGCGCGCTCGACGTCGAGCTGCCCGCGGGGCTCGACCCCGACTCCTTCGCGCGCGTCGCGGTCGCGGTGAGCGACGGGCTGCAGCTGCAGTGGAGCTACCGGCCGGAGATCGACATGCGCGACGCGCTCGAGCGGGCGATCCGCGCGCTCAGCGGCGGGGTGCTCCCGCTGCCATCGGCGGATCCGGCGGCCGCGCCCGCCTGA
- a CDS encoding AAA family ATPase — translation MTDDLRTSLLAVRTEVGKAVVGQDGAVTGMIIALLARGHVLLEGVPGVAKTLLVRSLSQALRLDTARVQFTPDLMPGDITGSLVYDSREGAFSFRRGPVFTSILLADEINRTPPKTQSALLEAMEERQVTVDGESHALPDPFLVAATQNPVEYEGTYTLPEAQLDRFLLKLVLDLPERDAEVEVLRRHCAGFDPRDLEAAGVRPVLDADGLHRAQAAVREVRVGADVLAYMVDLARATRRSPSVQLGVSPRGSTSLLAASRAWAWLSGFDAVTPDHVQEMVLPVLRHRIALRPEAELEGVSVDAVLRGVMAQVQVPI, via the coding sequence ATGACCGACGACCTCCGCACCAGCCTGCTCGCCGTCCGGACCGAGGTCGGGAAGGCCGTCGTCGGGCAGGACGGCGCCGTGACCGGCATGATCATCGCCCTCCTCGCCCGCGGCCACGTGCTCCTCGAGGGCGTGCCCGGCGTGGCGAAGACGCTGCTCGTCCGCTCGCTCAGCCAGGCCCTGCGCCTCGACACCGCGCGCGTGCAGTTCACGCCCGACCTCATGCCGGGCGACATCACGGGATCCCTCGTCTACGACTCCCGCGAGGGCGCGTTCTCGTTCCGCCGCGGACCCGTCTTCACGAGCATCCTGCTGGCGGACGAGATCAACCGCACGCCGCCGAAGACCCAGTCGGCGCTGCTCGAGGCGATGGAGGAGCGGCAGGTCACGGTCGACGGCGAGAGCCACGCGCTGCCGGATCCCTTCCTCGTCGCGGCCACGCAGAACCCCGTCGAGTACGAGGGCACCTACACGCTGCCCGAGGCGCAGCTGGACCGCTTCCTGCTGAAGCTCGTGCTCGACCTGCCCGAGCGGGACGCCGAGGTCGAGGTGCTCCGCCGACACTGCGCGGGCTTCGACCCGCGCGACCTCGAGGCGGCCGGCGTCCGTCCCGTGCTCGACGCGGACGGGCTGCATCGCGCGCAGGCGGCCGTGCGCGAGGTGCGCGTGGGCGCCGACGTGCTCGCCTACATGGTCGACCTCGCGCGGGCGACCCGCCGCTCGCCGTCGGTGCAGCTCGGGGTGTCGCCGCGCGGATCCACGAGCCTCCTGGCCGCGAGCCGCGCCTGGGCGTGGCTGAGCGGCTTCGACGCCGTGACGCCCGACCACGTGCAGGAGATGGTGCTGCCGGTGCTGCGCCACCGCATCGCGCTGCGGCCCGAGGCGGAGCTGGAGGGCGTCTCCGTCGACGCCGTGCTCCGCGGGGTCATGGCGCAGGTGCAGGTGCCGATCTAG